The following are encoded together in the Anoplopoma fimbria isolate UVic2021 breed Golden Eagle Sablefish chromosome 13, Afim_UVic_2022, whole genome shotgun sequence genome:
- the hic2 gene encoding hypermethylated in cancer 2 protein, which produces MELPNHAKQLLLQLNQQRAKGFLCDVIIVVENALFRAHKNILAASSIYFKSLVLHDNLINLDTEMVNPSVFRQVLDFIYTGKLLSSSDQSSEQNFSALLTAASYLQLHDLAALCRKKLKRSGGKPLPGKPSTPGPLSRLRLNNQRLSTSTPAGPKNHYPPTPSDADQPQPDEGLRDKLSDDETFVGSSGRNGNGGNGSSNGNLSSGGSAGEPDLGLDLSKKSPPSAGTATDALSPNSNSQESPQSASVSTTNSASLDDSSTTLPGVDTETTDLNPLSKASEETQNQPDGPPPQKKSRQGARKNEWPKKEASGLKSEDHDRPLVNGVVVGPKDGQAFQCKDEEDGGENGQDHTDESGQSDGESAGGGGGTGGGNHSANYVYRQEGFEPAFGDNLYVCIPCGKGFPSSEQLNAHVETHNEDELYIKEEGGTFVKEEDEEEAEDLSAAVGPSSFGSEARPFKCTVCSKSYKDPATLRQHEKSHWLTRPFPCNICGKMFTQRGTMTRHMRSHLGLKPFACEECGMRFTRQYRLTEHMRVHSGEKPYECQLCGGKFTQQRNLISHLRMHTSPS; this is translated from the coding sequence ATGGAACTGCCAAATCATGCCAAACAACTGCTGCTGCAACTCAACCAGCAGAGAGCCAAGGGCTTCCTGTGTGACGTTATCATCGTGGTGGAGAATGCACTCTTCCGTGCCCACAAGAACATCCTGGCTGCGAGCAGCATCTACTTCAAATCTTTGGTCCTCCACGATAACCTCATTAACCTCGACACAGAGATGGTGAACCCCTCTGTATTCAGACAAGTTCTGGACTTCATCTACACTGGGAAGCTCCTGTCCTCTTCGGACCAGAGCAGCGAGCAGAACTTCAGTGCCCTCTTAACCGCAGCCAGCTACCTCCAGCTCCATGACCTCGCTGCTCTGTGCAGAAAGAAGCTAAAGCGCAGTGGTGGGAAACCCCTGCCAGGCAAACCCTCCACTCCAGGTCCCCTTAGCCGCTTACGCCTCAACAACCAGCGCCTTTCCACTTCTACCCCTGCTGGCCCCAAAAACCACTATCCTCCGACCCCTTCCGATGCCGACCAGCCGCAGCCAGATGAAGGCCTTCGGGACAAGCTCTCAGACGACGAAACGTTTGTTGGCAGCTCTGGGAGGAACGGCAATGGGGGGAATGGCAGCAGTAACGGTAACCTCAGCAGTGGAGGAAGTGCTGGGGAGCCAGACCTTGGACTGGACCTGTCAAAGAAGAGCCCTCCCTCTGCGGGCACAGCCACTGACGCCCTCAGCCCAAACAGCAACTCCCAAGAATCCCCACAATCTGCCTCAGTATCCACAACCAACAGTGCCTCACTGGATGACTCCTCCACCACCCTACCAGGTGTAGACACGGAGACCACGGATCTCAACCCCTTGTCTAAAGCCTCAGAGGAAACCCAAAACCAACCCGATGGCCCCCCGCCCCAGAAGAAATCCCGACAGGGTGCTCGCAAGAACGAATGGCCTAAGAAAGAGGCATCGGGGTTGAAGTCGGAAGATCATGACAGGCCCCTGGTTAATGGGGTGGTCGTGGGTCCTAAAGATGGCCAGGCTTTCCAGTGTAAAGATGAGGAAGACGGTGGAGAGAACGGCCAGGACCACACTGATGAGAGCGGGCAAAGTGACGGAGAGAGTGCAGGGGGTggagggggaactggaggggGAAACCACAGCGCCAACTACGTGTACCGGCAGGAAGGTTTTGAACCAGCGTTTGGAGACAACCTTTACGTGTGCATTCCCTGTGGCAAGGGCTTCCCCAGTTCTGAGCAGCTCAATGCCCATGTGGAGACGCACAACGAGGACGAGCTCTACAtcaaagaggagggagggaccTTCgtgaaagaggaggatgaggaggaggcagaggaccTCTCTGCTGCCGTGGGTCCCTCCAGCTTTGGCTCTGAAGCGCGTCCTTTCAAGTGCACTGTCTGCAGTAAGAGCTACAAAGACCCGGCGACGCTGAGGCAACACGAAAAGAGCCATTGGCTGACAAGGCCTTTCCCCTGCAACATCTGCGGTAAAATGTTCACCCAGAGAGGCACCATGACACGCCACATGCGCAGCCACCTCGGCCTCAAGCCGTTTGCGTGCGAAGAGTGTGGCATGCGCTTCACGCGCCAGTACCGTCTGACAGAGCACATGCGTGTCCACTCTGGGGAGAAGCCGTATGAATGCCAGCTATGCGGGGGGAAGTTTACCCAGCAGCGTAACCTCATCAGTCACCTGAGGATGCACACCTCACCCTCTTAG